aagatcagaggaattaAAGTGATTGTAATtacaaagagcgttgtaaggaatccaatcaatttttgtgttaatttagttaaaaagcaactcatatttcagatatagacattttttaaaggatcagatttgacccgaggacgacaggTGGGGTAAAAGAAGTTAACTGTggacacaatacagtaatgtgagctatttaaatgagctgATACACGGTTAAATGGGATTTGCTCCTACCAGCGTATGGTGCTGTGGTCCCAGGTCACAGTCCTTCCCCAGAAAGAACCATGTGACCTaccttgttgcacaatccaaattttcttcaaaatttgccattttcagcgtgtagcttgctagctgaacgtttgtctgtctgctgaaaGCGAGTAGTGTTTGAGAACGACCCCACGCAGGCAGCGGGCGAGGGACATCACGCTCATGGCCCTTCCAGGGCAtcatcctggaaatgtacttctgttgatccacaCTGAACGTTATtcatagaaatgtgtgtgtatggtttcAGTGTAGCCTCTAAAAAACTCTAAACACATTATAAGAGTAACCTAAACAGTAACAAAGATGTCTTCTTCATTTGCTTGTCTTTTTTCAGTTGCATGTATTTCCCTCAGTAATTTGAGCTCTCAGGGCCACCATAGCTATTACGTGAAGCAATCAAATGTCTAGTGATGATTATGTGTATTATCTCTTCCCCATTAGGCAGCCACAACGCAATAACCTACTGTCTGGATATGAATGACCGGTCCCCTGTGGACCTCACCCAGCCAGACATGCTTCAAAAGCTGGACAAGTACATGAAGCCTCTTATCCGCCCCTTTGTTTACAAGTGGGCAATAACCCAGGTAATAGATCACAGTAATACATGCAATATTACTCATTGTCAGACCTAAACCAAAACTGCAgatttcttttacagttttcCACTGTGATCCAGAATGAGAATCTGCAGACTGGTTTTCCTGCTTGGGGTGGAGATGTGTTTAAATGCCATTTTTGTCTGAGGAACATTCTGTGTAATTCTGCTtcattgttaataaaataagGAGAAGGTTTTAAGATGGAGTTGGTGTAACGAACCCCGTGTCTTGCAGGAGTACACGATAAAGCAGCAGCTGGACTGCGGGGTCAGATACTGTGACTTGAGAATTGCACACAGGCCCAACGACAGCTCCACGGATCTGTACTTCTACCACGGTGTCTACACCACGCTCACTGTGGAGGTGAAGTActggcatgcacacacattatgtCCACCAGGATGTTGCCACGGTAACATTTGCATCTACAATAATAATGACAAAGATTAGAGTACGGTTGTGCTCAGTAAGCAGTCATTACTGCAGTGAGATGGTAAATCCTCTCGTTACTGCGTTTTAAGACTTTAATTAGATTGGTTTAGTCATCACTGTCCAAACAAATCACTCTGAAAACAGTTTTAAGGTTATTGTAGCAGGAACGCAtcgtttttatgtaaaataggCCACCATAAACTAGTGGTCCAACAAAGGCTTTTTATTGCTTATGAATTTAACACTCCTATGCAAGAAAGAGGAAGTAggtgttatttcttctttttaaagtgacatAGTCACACTTTTAGCCCCCTCCTTTCTCACATGCACCATAATTCATACAATTTCTGGCAATATTCATGTGGCTACAGGACAGGACGTTTCTGTGGTACTGAGCTGCAGAACAAGCATAACTAGTCTAGATGAAGATCAATCCAAACACTCTTCACTCCCTGTTTCATTAGGTGTTAAGAGGAAAAAAGGAACGTGTCTGTCTAAAACAGATCTGGCCAGTTGTTTTCCATCATATTGGAGTCATGTGGTATGCTTTAAGGCTGTAAATTGTCCATGACATCATTGAGTTTGGCAGTAGAAGCAGACtaacttgtgtttttcctgGCAGACGGTTCTAATGGAGATACGAGAGTGGCTGGATGCTCATCCCAAAGAGCTGGTCATCCTCTCTTTCAGCCACTTCCTCTGCCTGAGCCAGGAGCTCCACATGCTGCTGCTCACCACCATACGCAACGTATTCACCTCCAAACTCTGTCCCAAAACGGTACAACTTCTCCTCCAGCTTTGAATTAATGCTTAAGGCCTTCCTATTGTCaatgaatgaatttttttttaaacaacaatgaattgatcccAGGAACAAGTAGTATTTTCTGTGTAGCCAAATCTTGATATATCTCTTTCCTTTATGCAATAGATCTCAATTATTGTCTAAAACGTATTGAAAACACGTCAGTGGGCTATTCTTAGGAACCGTTTGTACATATAGGTACAAAAAGTAATGCCCTGTAATTCGTATGTATTCCACGTATAAATGCCTGCATGCACCACATCGACTGCTGCTGGATGGGAATGCTGTGGACCCCGTAGGGAGGAGGTCAGGCTGGATGGATGGtcataaaacacagggctttcatgTTGGGGAGctgcagaccccccccccctctcccccaaAGGGACATGGGgattctttcttcttctcttcaacCCTGGTCACTATCAAAAACACTATTTACTCCTGTAGGAGTCACGTtggctaaaaactacagtgccctgCTGTTGGCACTGTAAATTTAAAGATTTGAATCTTCAGTTAAAACCAGTAGGAaaccagtttttgttttgtaataactCATTCAATTTTCCAATGCTTTGTATCTAtgctaataacaataattacagCCTTGGAACAGAGCCTCTCTCAACAGTAGGCTGTTCATATGTTTAGGTAAGGGGGAGAGTTTTAGCCAGTGAGATgctttaaataacataaaaaaatactcgacagaaaatgaaacacaGCCTGTTATATTCTGCTGATTTCAGGAAGTGTTAACTCTTCGAAACCTGTGGGCTTTAGGCTACCAAGTGATGGTGTCCTATGAACACAGCATCGCCAGCTACCACAGCGACCTGTGGCCACATATTCCTTACTGGTGGGCCAATAAATGCAAAGCTGAGGCTCTTATTGAAGACTTTGAACACCGTAAACAACATGGCAGACCAGGTGATCTAAACACAGCCTGGGGATATAATTGAGGATTTTGAATTAAAGCTGTATTTGGCCCACACCACTCAT
This sequence is a window from Etheostoma cragini isolate CJK2018 chromosome 9, CSU_Ecrag_1.0, whole genome shotgun sequence. Protein-coding genes within it:
- the plcxd1 gene encoding PI-PLC X domain-containing protein 1, with amino-acid sequence MSSVGGSGVGELSLGELPMESWMSHLPCALWDTPLYQLAIPGSHNAITYCLDMNDRSPVDLTQPDMLQKLDKYMKPLIRPFVYKWAITQEYTIKQQLDCGVRYCDLRIAHRPNDSSTDLYFYHGVYTTLTVETVLMEIREWLDAHPKELVILSFSHFLCLSQELHMLLLTTIRNVFTSKLCPKTEVLTLRNLWALGYQVMVSYEHSIASYHSDLWPHIPYWWANKCKAEALIEDFEHRKQHGRPGGFFVTGMNLTEDLKYICTHPTESLKDLVMSTYPTLLSWVKEQTPGSKVGSLNIIAGDFIAESQFVPTVVKLNEKLLKWSS